ATACTCCAGCATGCTGTGTATGAATCTCAGGATTTAGCTTCAGAGTTTAACACTATAGACAGAGagaataaaatattcataagtCAAACAGCTCCAAAATGAAGAAACAGACCATGTTGTATGGGATTGTATTTTTCTGGTGGTAGTGAAACATAAGTAGCAGCGACATTTTCTTTCAATGATCTCTGTATGGACAGATCAACCATATGCTTTCCCTCCTCTGATACAGTTTTGTCCTGGGCAGAAGAGCACTCATGAATATTGCACTGAGGCTGAACCAAATTGTCTGATGCAACCAATTTCTCTACACTCTGATCAAAGTTACCTTCATTACCATAATGCACATCTAATGCCTTATTAATGTCTCCTTTGGTCCTCTCCATGATAACGGCAGCATAGCCTCTTGATGATTCATTACCGCCAATTATCTGAATAAACTGATATATCTCCTCTTTGTATGAGTTTGTATCATCATTCTGCAATGAATTTTCTTCCATAGATTGACCAGGTAAGAATTGGACCTCACTACCTTGAGAAACATCAGGAACGAGTTTATTAAAGAACCTTGTAATAGTAGACTGCCTTGGTCCACCAGATTCCAATTTTGAGTTCGTTTTTGCCTTCTTGCCAACACTCCTCTTCCTTTTTCCAAGAGTCATACCACTTTTGCTTGAAGGCTTTAAGTTTGATGACTTATAATTTTGACTCAAAGGAGTCGTCCCTGAAGTCTCTTGGCTATTCTTGATAGAAACTTGATTTGAAAGTGATTCAGATTCGTTGAGAGAATCAGTCTGAGAAGAACACATGGATGTCCTACAAGGAAAGATTTGTTGATGAAATTCTGTTTCGTGTTCATAAAAGTTTGAAACTGTATCAACAAAATTCCCTCCTGAGCTTTGAATCAAATCTAACATTTGGTCTCGAGTAACCCACGAGGGCAAAGAATCGCTAAGTTCTCGTATTATTTTTTCTGTTTCGTCATCATTTAGTATAGTTAAATTTTGTGAACCATGTTCTTGCAGAGTAGATGAAGAGTTCAAAACAACACCTGGATCCTTATCTTCAAGGGCTTTCACTTCAGATAAATTCCCATCTTCCTCTGGATCCATGCGCTCGTTCAACTCTACCACATCTTCCAATCCAGCCTTTTCATCATTCTCACATGATCCATGATGAAAAGCCATCAAAAACTCTTTCTTGTTAGCCATTTCGTCAACTAAACCAGCAAAATGCTTCTGAATTTTAATAGTGTGTTTACTGTTGAATTTTTCAATATCCACGCCAACTGTAGGAATGACACGCTTAGGTCTCAAGAACTTCACATACTCTCTAAGCTCATCATAATTTGAATGCTCACTGTATGGCACAAGATGGATCTCACATGAATCCTTTGACCTGACAGAGAATTTATGACGCTTCACTTCATAAGTCCATCCAGTTGGGACAAATCCAACAACCTTAGAATATCCTCTTTCCACCATTATTTCCTTCATTCTAACAAAATTTGGCCGAAAGTATGGCCATGTCTCTCCTAACACGTTCCACCCAACAACATGAACATCACTTTCATTCTCATCCTCTGTAAACACCCCACTTTCCCCGTGTCCCAAAACCCGCAAAACCTCCATCTTCCTCCCATCTACATGCACCTTTCTTTTACACCTTTGCGCAATCTCAAGCAAAATCCTCTCCTTCCCAACCACATAAGTCGCGACAAGAAACAACACGCTCTTTTCTTGAATCATAAAATCTCCCCTTATTCTCTTTATAACACTAACTATATGATCGATAGACTCCTGTTGCGAGGGAAAAAGGAATTTAGGATTACAATAAGTAGTATCCAAGAAAATCGCATCACAACCAACAAACTGACTAATTAAGCCATCCTCTTTCATCGAACTATGGTATCTAAAATCACCAGTATGAATATACATTTCAAACCCTTCTTGATCCTTACCAGGAACCTTAAACAAGAACTGCACCGCCCCCGGGCAGTGATTAGCATCAACTAATGTAACTTGAGAACCATCAATAATCACGGGCTCGAGCAGAGGCAATGGGAAGACGAACTGCGAGGGAATCTTGAGGACTTGGATGAGGAGATTGGCTGTTGTGGGGGAGCAGAAAATGAGGCCCTGAGACCAATTAGAAGAAAGGCCGGTGTAGTggtcagagtggaaatgggaaagaaAGTAGGtgatggaggaggaggtggagaAGCGGAAAGCGTCGACGAGGAAGCGAGTTCCGGGGATGAGCTTGGACAGTGGGAGAGAGGAGGGGAGAGGGAGCGAGGAGGGTTGGTCATGTGGAGGGATTCGGAGGGAGAGGGAAGCAAGAGAGTTGTGGTAAAGACGGAGAGAGTCTAGGGCTTCGGGTGGTTTGTCGGTGGATTTGCAGGCTTCCATTAGAATTTGGGGGCTTTTGAGAAAAGAAGCATTTTTTCGGCAAAAATTGGTGCGAGTTGAAGTTGCCTGTTAGAAATATTGGGGTTTGTGGTTGTTTTTATGCGGAGAATTTCGGAGCCAAGAGCCAGAGTTGAGGACTAGTGACCGATGGACTTGCAAAGATCTTACCATTTCCGAAGGAACTGGAATTACATTTCTTTTCTATTTCCATTCAAGAGTTCTTATGTGTTTCCACATCCCGACGAAGTGTGTTTGGTTGGCGAGAAAGTTTACCTGGGAAGCGAAATTGATCATTAAAAATGAGAATTTtatgattataaatataaaattaaattaaagaaattttttgccatataaataatttcttatatCATAAAGATGtgatttgaaaataataataataataataatatgtgaaAATACCAAGATTTTCTTATCAATGTGATCATTTTTTCGAATATTTAAGGAGAAGATAAAGTTAGGTATATGTAAATGAAAATAAGTaccttttttaaagaaaaaatactgTATAAATTATCAACATAGTCTAATTATACAAATattaaacattttatttaaattaaaattataacatgCCATTtccttaataaataaattataacagaaaaatattttactactaataattaaaataaataatttgatacatttaaaaaaaaattatcattataaataaaataaatatttattaaaattattttaattcttaataaatcgattataaaatattaaataaataaaaaataataacggaTGTGCTCCCATTAATAACCTTCTTCATTGATACACATCAATCAATAGCATTTTTTGAGTATTTGGACTTTTGCAcccaaattaatttatatatgccAAGAAAATaactaacaaataaaaaaaacatttttcaatTTGTTCTTGTTTATGTCAATAAcggaaaataaaaaagaaaatgagaaaataatCGTAT
This is a stretch of genomic DNA from Manihot esculenta cultivar AM560-2 chromosome 2, M.esculenta_v8, whole genome shotgun sequence. It encodes these proteins:
- the LOC110604547 gene encoding DNA ligase 6 isoform X1 produces the protein MEACKSTDKPPEALDSLRLYHNSLASLSLRIPPHDQPSSLPLPSSLPLSKLIPGTRFLVDAFRFSTSSSITYFLSHFHSDHYTGLSSNWSQGLIFCSPTTANLLIQVLKIPSQFVFPLPLLEPVIIDGSQVTLVDANHCPGAVQFLFKVPGKDQEGFEMYIHTGDFRYHSSMKEDGLISQFVGCDAIFLDTTYCNPKFLFPSQQESIDHIVSVIKRIRGDFMIQEKSVLFLVATYVVGKERILLEIAQRCKRKVHVDGRKMEVLRVLGHGESGVFTEDENESDVHVVGWNVLGETWPYFRPNFVRMKEIMVERGYSKVVGFVPTGWTYEVKRHKFSVRSKDSCEIHLVPYSEHSNYDELREYVKFLRPKRVIPTVGVDIEKFNSKHTIKIQKHFAGLVDEMANKKEFLMAFHHGSCENDEKAGLEDVVELNERMDPEEDGNLSEVKALEDKDPGVVLNSSSTLQEHGSQNLTILNDDETEKIIRELSDSLPSWVTRDQMLDLIQSSGGNFVDTVSNFYEHETEFHQQIFPCRTSMCSSQTDSLNESESLSNQVSIKNSQETSGTTPLSQNYKSSNLKPSSKSGMTLGKRKRSVGKKAKTNSKLESGGPRQSTITRFFNKLVPDVSQGSEVQFLPGQSMEENSLQNDDTNSYKEEIYQFIQIIGGNESSRGYAAVIMERTKGDINKALDVHYGNEGNFDQSVEKLVASDNLVQPQCNIHECSSAQDKTVSEEGKHMVDLSIQRSLKENVAATYVSLPPEKYNPIQHACWSIGEPAPYIHLAQTFDLVEAEKGKIKATSMLCNMFRSLLALSPEDLLPAVYLCTNKIAADHENIELNIGGGLVTSSLEEACGTNRSKLRDMYNSMGDLGDVAQMCRQKQTLLAPPSHLLIKDVFSVLQKISVQTGTGSTLRKKRLIVNLMRSCREKEMKFIVRTLVRNLRIGAMMRTILPALAQAVAMNSLVNFDEQKAESLKEKLQYLSSAVVEAYNILPDLGLIVPSLISKGIEFSSSTLSMVPGVPIKPMLAKITNGVSQAVKLFQDKAFTCEYKYDGQRAQIHKLPNDTFRVFSRNGDETTSRFPDLINIMKESCKSAAVTFIVDAEVVAIDRKNGCKLMSFQELSSRERGSKDSFITVNNIKVDICVFVFDIMFANGEQLLELPLRQRRKRLKDLFCDERMGYFEYAKEMTVETHDSCLTNDVTMAKINSFLEEAWHSSCEGIMVKSLDVHAEYSPSKRTDTWLKVKRDYVEGLNDSLDLVPIGAWHGNGRKAGWYSPFLMACYNPETEDFQSVCRVMSGFSDVFYTEMKAFFSEDRILLKKPSYYQTSEVPDLWFSPELVWAIRGADLTVSPVHHAAIGLVHPSRGISMRFPRFVRPVSDRNPEECSTAADIAEMFNSQTRKMNVTGTAAK
- the LOC110604547 gene encoding DNA ligase 6 isoform X3, with amino-acid sequence MEACKSTDKPPEALDSLRLYHNSLASLSLRIPPHDQPSSLPLPSSLPLSKLIPGTRFLVDAFRFSTSSSITYFLSHFHSDHYTGLSSNWSQGLIFCSPTTANLLIQVLKIPSQFVFPLPLLEPVIIDGSQVTLVDANHCPGAVQFLFKVPGKDQEGFEMYIHTGDFRYHSSMKEDGLISQFVGCDAIFLDTTYCNPKFLFPSQQESIDHIVSVIKRIRGDFMIQEKSVLFLVATYVVGKERILLEIAQRCKRKVHVDGRKMEVLRVLGHGESGVFTEDENESDVHVVGWNVLGETWPYFRPNFVRMKEIMVERGYSKVVGFVPTGWTYEVKRHKFSVRSKDSCEIHLVPYSEHSNYDELREYVKFLRPKRVIPTVGVDIEKFNSKHTIKIQKHFAGLVDEMANKKEFLMAFHHGSCENDEKAGLEDVVELNERMDPEEDGNLSEVKALEDKDPGVVLNSSSTLQEHGSQNLTILNDDETEKIIRELSDSLPSWVTRDQMLDLIQSSGGNFVDTVSNFYEHETEFHQQIFPCRTSMCSSQTDSLNESESLSNQVSIKNSQETSGTTPLSQNYKSSNLKPSSKSGMTLGKRKRSVGKKAKTNSKLESGGPRQSTITRFFNKLVPDVSQGSEVQFLPGQSMEENSLQNDDTNSYKEEIYQFIQIIGGNESSRGYAAVIMERTKGDINKALDVHYGNEGNFDQSVEKLVASDNLVQPQCNIHECSSAQDKTVSEEGKHMVDLSIQRSLKENVAATYVSLPPEKYNPIQHACWSIGEPAPYIHLAQTFDLVEAEKGKIKATSMLCNMFRSLLALSPEDLLPAVYLCTNKIAADHENIELNIGGGLVTSSLEEACGTNRSKLRDMYNSMGDLGDVAQMCRQKQTLLAPPSHLLIKDVFSVLQKISVQTGTGSTLRKKRLIVNLMRSCREKEMKFIVRTLVRNLRIGAMMRTILPALAQAVAMNSLVNFDEQKAESLKEKLQYLSSAVVEAYNILPDLGLIVPSLISKGIEFSSSTLSMVPGVPIKPMLAKITNGVSQAVKLFQDKAFTCEYKYDGQRAQIHKLPNDTFRVFSRNGDETTSRFPDLINIMKESCKSAAVTFIVDAEVVAIDRKNGCKLMSFQELSSRERGSKDSFITVNNIKAAGASSSPKKETPKGFVL
- the LOC110604547 gene encoding DNA ligase 6 isoform X2, with the protein product MEACKSTDKPPEALDSLRLYHNSLASLSLRIPPHDQPSSLPLPSSLPLSKLIPGTRFLVDAFRFSTSSSITYFLSHFHSDHYTGLSSNWSQGLIFCSPTTANLLIQVLKIPSQFVFPLPLLEPVIIDGSQVTLVDANHCPGAVQFLFKVPGKDQEGFEMYIHTGDFRYHSSMKEDGLISQFVGCDAIFLDTTYCNPKFLFPSQQESIDHIVSVIKRIRGDFMIQEKSVLFLVATYVVGKERILLEIAQRCKRKVHVDGRKMEVLRVLGHGESGVFTEDENESDVHVVGWNVLGETWPYFRPNFVRMKEIMVERGYSKVVGFVPTGWTYEVKRHKFSVRSKDSCEIHLVPYSEHSNYDELREYVKFLRPKRVIPTVGVDIEKFNSKHTIKIQKHFAGLVDEMANKKEFLMAFHHGSCENDEKAGLEDVVELNERMDPEEDGNLSEVKALEDKDPGVVLNSSSTLQEHGSQNLTILNDDETEKIIRELSDSLPSWVTRDQMLDLIQSSGGNFVDTVSNFYEHETEFHQQIFPCRTSMCSSQTDSLNESESLSNQVSIKNSQETSGTTPLSQNYKSSNLKPSSKSGMTLGKRKRSVGKKAKTNSKLESGGPRQSTITRFFNKLVPDVSQGSEVQFLPGQSMEENSLQNDDTNSYKEEIYQFIQIIGGNESSRGYAAVIMERTKGDINKALDVHYGNEGNFDQSVEKLVASDNLVQPQCNIHECSSAQDKTVSEEGKHMVDLSIQRSLKENVAATYVSLPPEKYNPIQHACWSIGEPAPYIHLAQTFDLVEAEKGKIKATSMLCNMFRSLLALSPEDLLPAVYLCTNKIAADHENIELNIGGGLVTSSLEEACGTNRSKLRDMYNSMGDLGDVAQMCRQKQTLLAPPSHLLIKDVFSVLQKISVQTGTGSTLRKKRLIVNLMRSCREKEMKFIVRTLVRNLRIGAMMRTILPALAQAVAMNSLVNFDEQKAESLKEKLQYLSSAVVEAYNILPDLGLIVPSLISKGIEFSSSTLSMVPGVPIKPMLAKITNGVSQAVKLFQDKAFTCEYKYDGQRAQIHKLPNDTFRVFSRNGDETTSRFPDLINIMKESCKSAAVTFIVDAEVVAIDRKNGCKLMSFQELSSRERGSKDSFITVNNIKAAGASSSPKKETYTFLTPLMNLFLVFTGQ
- the LOC110604547 gene encoding DNA ligase 6 isoform X4, with protein sequence MEACKSTDKPPEALDSLRLYHNSLASLSLRIPPHDQPSSLPLPSSLPLSKLIPGTRFLVDAFRFSTSSSITYFLSHFHSDHYTGLSSNWSQGLIFCSPTTANLLIQVLKIPSQFVFPLPLLEPVIIDGSQVTLVDANHCPGAVQFLFKVPGKDQEGFEMYIHTGDFRYHSSMKEDGLISQFVGCDAIFLDTTYCNPKFLFPSQQESIDHIVSVIKRIRGDFMIQEKSVLFLVATYVVGKERILLEIAQRCKRKVHVDGRKMEVLRVLGHGESGVFTEDENESDVHVVGWNVLGETWPYFRPNFVRMKEIMVERGYSKVVGFVPTGWTYEVKRHKFSVRSKDSCEIHLVPYSEHSNYDELREYVKFLRPKRVIPTVGVDIEKFNSKHTIKIQKHFAGLVDEMANKKEFLMAFHHGSCENDEKAGLEDVVELNERMDPEEDGNLSEVKALEDKDPGVVLNSSSTLQEHGSQNLTILNDDETEKIIRELSDSLPSWVTRDQMLDLIQSSGGNFVDTVSNFYEHETEFHQQIFPCRTSMCSSQTDSLNESESLSNQVSIKNSQETSGTTPLSQNYKSSNLKPSSKSGMTLGKRKRSVGKKAKTNSKLESGGPRQSTITRFFNKLVPDVSQGSEVQFLPGQSMEENSLQNDDTNSYKEEIYQFIQIIGGNESSRGYAAVIMERTKGDINKALDVHYGNEGNFDQSVEKLVASDNLVQPQCNIHECSSAQDKTVSEEGKHMVDLSIQRSLKENVAATYVSLPPEKYNPIQHACWSIGEPAPYIHLAQTFDLVEAEKGKIKATSMLCNMFRSLLALSPEDLLPAVYLCTNKIAADHENIELNIGGGLVTSSLEEACGTNRSKLRDMYNSMGDLGDVAQMCRQKQTLLAPPSHLLIKDVFSVLQKISVQTGTGSTLRKKRLIVNLMRSCREKEMKFIVRTLVRNLRIGAMMRTILPALAQAVAMNSLVNFDEQKAESLKEKLQYLSSAVVEAYNILPDLGLIVPSLISKGIEFSSSTLSMVPGVPIKPMLAKITNGVSQAVKLFQDKAFTCEYKYDGQRAQIHKLPNDTFRVFSRNGDETTSRFPDLINIMKESCKSAAVTFIVDAEVVAIDRKNGCKLMSFQELSSRERGSKDSFITVNNIKLVQI